One window of the Ananas comosus cultivar F153 linkage group 21, ASM154086v1, whole genome shotgun sequence genome contains the following:
- the LOC109726247 gene encoding uncharacterized protein LOC109726247 isoform X1 — protein sequence MPRTKRVARRGLGGRFGEKRARSPPRPPPPPPPPRFTPRAKEGDGDGDGDGDGDGDDKPNKGKEVVVEVKGKSEQFVPQKLTQVTRRKAFQLLGYKQTYLRPKCKPCSIVGASNRSSRLFALYAGFTWESVENLNVHALGAKEPILALGAEFPVDSYAIQTKVKIINEYFSFFRRAHQDGNCFYRCFIFAYLEQMFEAQDEDEVKHIRACLQQYRQDYVRLGGKNDYFRDLAEVLIDMITDIPDGKAVNVIYTVEDLYMMFEDANEMNYSEKHTD from the exons atgcCGCGAACGAAGCGAGTGGCTCGAAGGGGACTGGGCGGGCGATTCGGGGAGAAGCGCGCGCGATCCCCgccgcgtcctcctcctcccccacctCCTCCCCGCTTCACCCCTCGCGCGAAGGAGGGCGATGGCGATGGCGATGGCGATGGCGATGGCGATGGCGATGACAAGCCAAACAAG GGGAAAGAGGTAGTAGTAGAGGTAAAAGGCAAGAGCGAGCAATTTGTACCGCAAAAATTAACCCAAGTTACTCGTAGGAAAGCTTTTCAACTGCTTGGGTACAAGCAAACATATCTCCGGCCGAAGTGCAAGCCCTGCAGCATCGTGGGAGCCTCAAATAGGTCGAGCAGGCTGTTCGCGCTATACGCAGGGTTTACATGGGAGTCGGTGGAAAACTTAAATGTCCATGCTCTAGGAGCAAAG GAACCTATTCTAGCACTGGGTGCTGAGTTCCCCGTAGACAGCTACGCAATACAAACGAAAGTCAAG ATTATCAatgaatatttttctttcttcagaCGGGCACATCAAGATGGCAACTGTTTCTATCGATGTTTCATATTTGCCTACCTG GAACAAATGTTTGAAGCACAAGATGAGGATGAAGTCAAACACATTCGTGCATGTCTTCAACAGTATCGGCAGGATTATGTTAGGCTTGGAGGAAAAAATGATTACTTCAGGGATCTCGCTGAA GTGCTCATTGATATGATTACAGATATTCCAGACGGAAAAGCAGTCAATGTGAT
- the LOC109726247 gene encoding uncharacterized protein LOC109726247 isoform X2, whose amino-acid sequence MPRTKRVARRGLGGRFGEKRARSPPRPPPPPPPPRFTPRAKEGDGDGDGDGDGDGDDKPNKGKEVVVEVKGKSEQFVPQKLTQVTRRKAFQLLGYKQTYLRPKCKPCSIVGASNRSSRLFALYAGFTWESVENLNVHALGAKEPILALGAEFPVDSYAIQTKVKIINEYFSFFRRAHQDGNCFYRCFIFAYLEQMFEAQDEDEVKHIRACLQQYRQDYVRLGGKNDYFRDLAEVSPDSLR is encoded by the exons atgcCGCGAACGAAGCGAGTGGCTCGAAGGGGACTGGGCGGGCGATTCGGGGAGAAGCGCGCGCGATCCCCgccgcgtcctcctcctcccccacctCCTCCCCGCTTCACCCCTCGCGCGAAGGAGGGCGATGGCGATGGCGATGGCGATGGCGATGGCGATGGCGATGACAAGCCAAACAAG GGGAAAGAGGTAGTAGTAGAGGTAAAAGGCAAGAGCGAGCAATTTGTACCGCAAAAATTAACCCAAGTTACTCGTAGGAAAGCTTTTCAACTGCTTGGGTACAAGCAAACATATCTCCGGCCGAAGTGCAAGCCCTGCAGCATCGTGGGAGCCTCAAATAGGTCGAGCAGGCTGTTCGCGCTATACGCAGGGTTTACATGGGAGTCGGTGGAAAACTTAAATGTCCATGCTCTAGGAGCAAAG GAACCTATTCTAGCACTGGGTGCTGAGTTCCCCGTAGACAGCTACGCAATACAAACGAAAGTCAAG ATTATCAatgaatatttttctttcttcagaCGGGCACATCAAGATGGCAACTGTTTCTATCGATGTTTCATATTTGCCTACCTG GAACAAATGTTTGAAGCACAAGATGAGGATGAAGTCAAACACATTCGTGCATGTCTTCAACAGTATCGGCAGGATTATGTTAGGCTTGGAGGAAAAAATGATTACTTCAGGGATCTCGCTGAAGTAAGTCCTGATTCTCTTCGGTGA